One segment of Brassica napus cultivar Da-Ae chromosome C3, Da-Ae, whole genome shotgun sequence DNA contains the following:
- the LOC106426647 gene encoding fructose-1,6-bisphosphatase, cytosolic: protein MLWLWNTSSREAYPDERLESSANALNSEKIMQSLPTTLYPTSVSPPSLDLYPLRQTVSSVLSPPTAGYNRRGMVSRGESASFKPLAARQTSISGDGDGYCTLVDFAGYGGGGANVGDDLVVLLYHLQHACKRIASLVASPFNSSLGKLSVNSSTGSDRDAPKPLDIVSNDIILSSLRNSGKVAVMASEEDDTPTWIKDDGPYVVVVDPLDGSRNIDASIPTGTIFGIYNRLVELDHLPVEEKAELNSLQRGNRLVASGYVLYSSATILCVTLGSGTHAFTLDHSTGEFVLTHQNIKIPPRGQIYSVNDARYFDWPKGLRKYIDTVRQGKGQNPKKYSARYICSLVADLHRTLLYGGVAMNPRDHLRLVYEGNPLAYLVEQAGGKASDGKREILSIQPVKLHQRLPLFLGSVEDVTELESYGDVQQTVNPGYEV from the exons ATGCTGTGGTTATGGAATACGTCATCGCGTGAAGCGTATCCAGATGAGAGACTCGAGAGTTCTGCGAATGCTCTGAACTCAGAAAAAATAATGCAATCTCTCCCTACAACTCTGTACCCAACTTCAGTTTCCCCGCCAAGTCTCGATCTTTACCCGCTAAGACAAACCGTATCTTCTGTTCTCTCTCCTCCAACCGCCGGATATAACCGTCGCGGCATGGTGTCTCGCGGTGAGTCTGCTTCGTTTAAGCCCCTCGCCGCCCGTCAGACTTCGATCAGTGGTGATGGTGATGGATACTGTACTCTCGTAGACTTTGCAG GTTATGGAGGAGGAGGTGCAAATGTAGGAGATGATCTTGTGGTGTTGCTTTACCACTTGCAACATGCCTGTAAAAGAATCGCTTCTCTTGTCGCTTCTCCTTTCAACTCTTCACTTGGAAAGCTCTCTGTCAACTCCTCTACTGGCTCTGACCGAGACGCGCCTAAGCCGCTTGATATTGTCTCG AACGATATCATCTTGTCATCTCTCAGAAACTCAGGGAAAGTAGCAGTAATGGCTTCAGAAGAAGACGATACTCCCACTTGGATAAAAGATGATGGTCCTTACGTTGTGGTTGTAGATCCTTTAGATGGTTCACGTAACATCGATGCTTCGATACCCACTGGAACTATATTTGGGATTTACAATCGACTCGTTGAGCTTGATCATTTACCTGTTGAAGAGAAAGCTGAGCTCAACTCTCTGCAGAGAGGAAACAGGCTTGTAGCTTCCGGTTACGTGCTGTACTCTTCAGCCACGATACTCTGCGTTACTCTTGGCTCTGGAACACATGCCTTCACGCTTGATCATTCCACGGGCGAGTTCGTTCTTACACATCAAAACATTAAGATCCCTCCTCGAG GACAAATCTACTCGGTGAATGATGCGAGGTACTTCGACTGGCCAAAAGGTTTGAGGAAGTACATTGATACGGTACGACAAGGGAAAGGCCAGAACCCGAAGAAGTACTCGGCACGTTACATTTGTTCTCTGGTGGCTGATCTTCACAGGACACTGTTATACGGAGGAGTGGCTATGAATCCAAGAGACCATCTCCGTTTAGTCTACGAAGGAAACCCTTTGGCTTATCTAGTGGAACAAGCTGGTGGCAAAGCCTCTGACGGAAAGAGAGAGATACTTTCGATACAGCCAGTGAAGCTTCACCAGAGGTTGCCTCTGTTTCTTGGGAGCGTAGAGGATGTGACTGAGCTTGAGAGCTATGGAGATGTGCAGCAGACTGTGAACCCTGGCTATGAAGTTTGA
- the LOC106426648 gene encoding beta-ureidopropionase-like encodes MDKSISANGETTADGSIRGYDSLHQLLSSNLKPELYQEVSRLLLGSNCGRSLEQIVLPDSAKALSSKHDFDLQAVSFSADEEQMRKPRVVRVGLVQNSIALPTTAPFSDQKRGIFEKLKPIIHAAGVAGVNILCLQEAWTMPFAFCTREKKWCEFAEPIDGESTKFLQELAKKYNMVIVSPILERDMDHGEVLWNTAVIIGNNGKIIGKHRKNHIPRVGDFNESTYYMEGDTGHPVFETVFGKIAVNICYGRHHPLNWLAFGLNGAEIVFNPSATVGELSEPMWPIEARNAAIANSYFVGSINRVGTEVFPNAFTSGDGKPQHNDFGHFYGSSYFSAPDASCTPSLSRCRDGLMISDMDLNLCRQYKDKWGFRMTARYEVYADLLDKYIKPEFKPQVVSDPMLHKNSS; translated from the exons ATGGATAAGAGCATCTCTGCAAACGGAGAAACAACTGCCGACGGATCCATCCGTGGATATGATTCGCTGCATCAACTCTTATCCTCGAATCTGAAGCCTGAGCTCTATCAG GAGGTGAGCCGATTGCTACTTGGAAGTAACTGTGGCAGATCGCTTGAACAGATTGTTCTGCCAGATTCTGCAAAAGCCCTCTCTTCAAAACATGATTTTGATCTCCAG GCGGTTAGCTTTTCAGCTGATGAAGAGCAGATGAGAAAGCCTCGAGTAGTCAGAGTTGGTCTCGTCCAAAACTCCATTGCTCTTCCAACCACTGCTCCCTTCTCCGACCAAAAAAGAGGAATCTTCGAGAAGCTGAAGCCGATCATCCACGCTGCAGGTGTTGCTGGTGTTAACATACTCTGCTTACAG GAAGCTTGGACTATGCCGTTTGCGTTCTGTACAAGGGAGAAGAAATGGTGTGAGTTTGCAGAACCTATCGATGGGGAGTCAACAAAGTTTCTTCAAGAGCTAGCCAAAAAGTATAACATGGTGATTGTTAGTCCTATTCTCGAAAGAGATATGGATCACGGTGAAGTGCTTTGGAACACCGCTGTGATTATAGGGAATAACGGTAAGATCATTGGCAAGCATCGGAAG AACCACATACCGAGGGTAGGAGATTTCAACGAGAGCACGTATTACATGGAAGGAGACACTGGCCATCCTGTGTTTGAGACGGTGTTTGGGAAAATTgctgtcaatatatgttacggAAGACACCATCCTCTAAACTGGTTAGCTTTTGGTCTAAACGGTGCTGAGATTGTCTTCAACCCTTCAGCAACTGTTGGTGAACTCAGTGAACCAATGTGGCCTATTGAG GCAAGAAACGCTGCGATAGCAAACAGTTACTTTGTGGGGTCCATTAACAGAGTTGGAACCGAGGTGTTCCCAAATGCTTTCACCTCAGGGGATGGGAAACCGCAGCACAATGACTTTGGTCATTTCTATGGATCAAGCTATTTCTCTGCACCGGATGCTTCTTGCACGCCGTCTTTGTCGCGTTGCAGAGACGGGTTAATGATCTCGGACATGGATCTCAATCTCTGCAGGCAGTACAAAGACAAGTGGGGATTTAGAATGACTGCAAGATACGAAGTCTATGCGGATCTTTTGGATAAGTACATAAAGCCAGAGTTCAAGCCTCAAGTTGTCTCTGACCCAATGCTCCACAAGAATTCTTcataa
- the LOC106426650 gene encoding transcription factor SAC51 isoform X2 yields the protein MPLDTRQRDLPPQPCFEDIAAPSLPELGKLYAAELRAPYLQPPPPLQSLLWSHDKRFSLSDMRSWCAAAAATTPHGALESSQKGLMIFDQSGNQTRLLRCSFPLRFPSLAAAEPVKLNLSELQHGLEKGFREDHVTLKEFDEKNCVNGKESEMHEDTEEINALLYSDDDYNDDCESDDDDEVMSTGHSPYQVCNKRALEDIDSPCKRQKLLDKVENISVSSSSSLVGSKSSTKLPESNISTKEDTGSGLSNEQSRKDEIRTALKILESIVPGAKGNEALLLLDEAIDYLKLLKRDLISTEIKNHC from the coding sequence ATGCCTCTTGATACCAGGCAACGTGATTTGCCTCCTCAACCTTGCTTTGAGGATATAGCTGCTCCGTCTCTCCCTGAGCTTGGGAAACTATATGCAGCTGAGCTTCGTGCTCCCTATTTGCAGCCGCCGCCGCCACTCCAGTCTCTTCTGTGGAGTCATGATAAACGGTTCTCTCTGTCTGACATGAGGTCTTGGtgtgctgctgctgctgctactACTCCACATGGAGCATTAGAGTCTTCTCAGAAAGGACTTATGATATTCGATCAGTCAGGAAACCAGACTCGTCTACTACGATGTTCATTTCCCCTACGGTTTCCATCTCTTGCGGCTGCAGAGCCAGTGAAACTCAATCTCTCTGAGTTACAGCACGGTCTGGAGAAAGGTTTCAGGGAAGATCATGTTACTTTGAAGGAGTTTGACGAGAAGAACTGTGTAAATGGAAAAGAGTCGGAGATGCATGAAGACACTGAGGAGATCAATGCATTGCTCTATTCAGATGATGATTATAACGATGATTGCgagagtgatgatgatgatgaagtaaTGAGCACTGGTCACTCTCCTTATCAAGTTTGCAACAAAAGGGCATTGGAAGATATAGATAGTCCTTGTAAAAGGCAGAAACTACTGGATAAGGTAGAAAACATCAGtgtctcatcatcatcatcacttgtGGGCAGTAAAAGCTCAACAAAGCTCCCTGAATCAAACATCTCGACCAAAGAAGACACTGGTTCTGGTCTGAGCAACGAGCAGTCGAGAAAAGACGAGATCCGCACAGCTCTGAAAATACTCGAGAGCATAGTTCCTGGTGCAAAAGGAAACGAAGCTCTCTTACTTCTAGACGAAGCTATTGATTACCTAAAGCTGCTGAAACGTGACTTAATCTCCACAGAGATTAAGAACCATTGCTAG